A segment of the Lycium ferocissimum isolate CSIRO_LF1 chromosome 10, AGI_CSIRO_Lferr_CH_V1, whole genome shotgun sequence genome:
ACTTACCCTAATGGAATCGAAAGGTCGAGTTTTTAGACCGCAAGGAGCTTTGATGGTATTTCCATGCATAGGATCAGATACCCAAGTGACAATTTGCCCTGCTCTTCGGACTGCCCTGATAAGATGAGGAAGCTTAACCCTCATGTTCTCTGCTCCCATTCTGGTAATAATTGTAATCCTCCCCGCTTTGTTTTGAGGGTTCAAAATCTCAATGAGCTTGACCAATGCATTTGGGTCCATCTTGTCACTCACCTGCAACACAAAGTTACATAAGCCCCCAAATTCAAGAGAAAACGAAAATGAACAAATTACAAAAGTTTGTAGCATAGAACTGTGGTCACCTTAATACCAAGGGGATTGGCAACTCCTCTCAAGAACTCAACATGGGCACCATCCAACTGCCTGGTTCTCTCTCCAACCCAAATCATATGGGCAGAGCAATCGTAGTAAAGGCCGGAAGTTGAATCCAACCGTGTTAGTGACTGCTCATAGGGCAAAAGTAAACACTCATGAGATGTCCAGAACTCAGTGGTTTTCATAATGGGATGGTCCATTGTAAGTCCAGCTGCAGCCATGAAACCAAGGGCCTCGTCCACTCTATTAGCTAGTTCACGGTACCTACCATGTAAAAAGTTACATTATTAACCTACAAAACTATCTTAGTTAGTAAATTGAGATCATTAATTATCTAGTCCTGAATAGCATGCACAAAAGAGGACCATTTTATAGCAAAAAGAGACTTTTATGGTAATAAGCTAGTCACGGGTGAagtaaaaaaactaaaaattcaGTGATGCCATGACCAGTGGCGGAGGCAGGATTTTTGCCCAAGGAATTcaaaaaaaaactaagaaacGCCTAAAGCTGAAAAGATTAGAAACTGTGgtttgaagaaattgaacatgTCCTCTAAGAGAATCTGAACCCCCTTTACCACTGAGCTGAGCTTTTGGCTTGTGTTAAGAGGATTCAacatttaatatatatacataaaacaaAAATTTGACCCTATCCTTCTACCTAGATCCGCCCATGATGCCATCACAACTGCACTTCGTAATCATACCAACACTTTGCAGCTAATATTGACAATAAGATAAAATGCAAGACAAATACaattagagtgcatactaaaAGCAATACAAGAAGGAGCATACCTATCACCCTGCTCACTATGCTCAGTGAAATCCAAGTTCCATTGGTTGATCCTCTGCATGGCAGCGTATCCTCCAGTAGCGAAAGCCCTCAACAGATTCAAAGTAGCTGCAGATTGGCAATAAGCCCTGATCAGCCTCTGAGGGTCAGGAGTCCTGGACTTGATATCAAATGCATCTCCATTCACATTGTCTCCCCTGTAACTCGGCAGCTTTACACCATCCTTCTCCTCAAAATTATCTGACCTTGGCTTTGCAAATTGACCAGCCATTCTTCCAACCTATACCAAATTCCCATTTGCTTAATACAAGCATATATTTGAACATAGATCACTTCAAAACATGGAAATCTAGAAATCGAACGCTATAAACAGATGATTATAACAGTCAATGCCAAGAATCCAAGTTAAATTCATTTCTAAGCAGGATTTAAATTCCATACAAATGTGGTTAAACAATTAGAAAAGGTTTACTTACCATATCACACCTAAATTTAGCAATCTAATGGCCTAAAAAGTACATAAAAGTTAAAGCTTTCAGGAATAGGGACAATATCAAGCAAAATAACAAAATCAGCAAAAAGTTACTTACCATATTTATTCATGTTACCAATCAACACTTAATTTTAACCAATCTAATAGGCTAAAAAGTACATAAAAGTTaaatctttcaagaataggGCAATATAAAGTAAAATACTAAAACCAACAAACAAACAAGAATCTTTTTGAAAGATACCATCAATGAAAGATTAAAACAAGATATCACATCCATGTGCATCACATGGAAAACATAAATTTGACAATTATCCCACACACAAGCCAAAACAGGTAAAagggaagggaaaaaaaaaactaaccttGATGACAGGAACCTGACCACCAAACATAAGAACAGCACCCATTTGAAGAAGGATTCTAAAAGTATCCCTAATATTATTGGCATTAAATTCCTTAAAACTCTCAGCACAATCACCACCTTGTAACAAAAATGCTCTCCCCATAGCAGCTTCACCAAGCTTTTCTTCAAGATTCCTAGCCTCACCAGCAAACACAATAGGAGGAAAATCTTCAATTGTTTTAAGAACAGATCTAAGCTCTTCTTGATTTGGGTATACAGGTAACTGAAGAGCTTTCTTGGTTTTCCAGCTATCCACCGTCCATTTTGTTTCTGTCACGGTTGGGGTTGACGTGGCAGTGGCTGACGGTGGAGATGGCTTGGTGGGCTTGTCAGAAACAATGGGGGTTTTGGATGAGTCAGATGAATGGACGGCTGAGATGAATCTAACGGATTTGGTTGAGTTGGTAGGGAAAGATGCATTCTTTAAAGGAGATGGTAAAAGGGGTTGGTTTTGAATCAAAGATTTATTTGTGAGAAGAGAGTTGGTAGTGCTACTACTTGAAAgagccatttttttttagacAAAATGTGAGTGTTTATGGAGTGTGATTTACTTTGTTTTGGGCAcctattattttgttgttgagAGAGATGGATGTATTGGTAGGTACCTGACGAAGAGGAGAAATGGAATGGGGGGTTTTATAAGAAGGTTTTTGTGTATTGGGAAGTGGTTGGACGGAGGAAGGAGAGAATGAGACAAGTGGAGTATAGTTAGGTGAAGGGTATTTTAGGTATAACATATTTACTCACTTTGAACTGGTTGAAAGTCAAATATGTACCTACtcttagacaaaaaaaaaaaaagaaaggaaaataggcacctatttatattttctttttactcAAATAAATTTGGTTAACTTAACAAAGTGAAGGACGAAAGAAAAGCTTAACCAAGTGAAAGACGAAAGAAAAACTTAACAAAGTGAAATaccctattttttaaaatgagttTGTGTGACGTAAACTATTAGCGTGAAAAGAAATTTACATCATCAGTAACATTCATTTAGTACAATAATGATAGATAGCATATCTTATTTTTAAGATTATAAtcttaaatatatttaaaagatatttttgaAGGAAGATGAAATAGTGAAACCTATTTGAAAGATActtctcattcttgagttctttttatattttatttttattttagggttctaatatttgatgatttttttagaTAAATATTTGTTATATAATATggttcattattttttattttaaatttgaaatagaaaatttaaagtttaaaaaatagtaCTCATTCAGTTAGGCCTTATTTGTTTAcacttaatggaggtctgaatATGAATAATGTAAACCTTTAGTCATtaagtgtatttttttgtattaaGATTTAAGTATTTATTTGGTCTAATAGGTGCTTAATCATTGAGATCTtgaacaaaatataaatatttttttaataccaCTCTATCCACAACCACTAATTCCACCCCCGCCCTCCCAAGCCCCAACCCCGCCCACCCCTGCGCCGCCCCACA
Coding sequences within it:
- the LOC132033701 gene encoding phospho-2-dehydro-3-deoxyheptonate aldolase 1, chloroplastic — protein: MALSSSSTTNSLLTNKSLIQNQPLLPSPLKNASFPTNSTKSVRFISAVHSSDSSKTPIVSDKPTKPSPPSATATSTPTVTETKWTVDSWKTKKALQLPVYPNQEELRSVLKTIEDFPPIVFAGEARNLEEKLGEAAMGRAFLLQGGDCAESFKEFNANNIRDTFRILLQMGAVLMFGGQVPVIKVGRMAGQFAKPRSDNFEEKDGVKLPSYRGDNVNGDAFDIKSRTPDPQRLIRAYCQSAATLNLLRAFATGGYAAMQRINQWNLDFTEHSEQGDRYRELANRVDEALGFMAAAGLTMDHPIMKTTEFWTSHECLLLPYEQSLTRLDSTSGLYYDCSAHMIWVGERTRQLDGAHVEFLRGVANPLGIKVSDKMDPNALVKLIEILNPQNKAGRITIITRMGAENMRVKLPHLIRAVRRAGQIVTWVSDPMHGNTIKAPCGLKTRPFDSIRSEVKAFFDVHEQEGSHPGGVHLEMTGQNVTECIGGSRTVTFDDLSSRYHTHCDPRLNASQSLELSFIIAERLRKRRLGSQTVLGQ